One genomic window of Daphnia pulex isolate KAP4 chromosome 10, ASM2113471v1 includes the following:
- the LOC124203921 gene encoding uncharacterized protein LOC124203921, with protein sequence MLETGKENVSVKTFASQNFLLDSTFSSYRLTSSAALHRSTSKDPSSVSKMGIWLSWKLILVASILFLTSLASSESPDPLTDPTSSDTREDKPLPNKISSVQLGSVCVNIYDSQTTSRNKKIYFYSPMALLNHLNVVSIHNQTVTQGILSASFSIWNQEVRNKVVQHLSQLLSQQIEPSQVKIFPFDSVRLTSKVQSADFSLTNEWRLYDNQQTLRFTLICPTREDCDQVKTQMRNSPEQFRHLQLDFNPKLNDDDCFNDEVGVAKENELPAQVKELLVNLEDKFKKELIAIREETKRDFVATSQMLAAKIKVTEENLAVVQNKLEITEKELETTKTSLTSTRIELSHTKSTVDDLTTKLKTNSQRLDNELKATEDNLRKELSATLNQLETTTTNLASTRTELRSTNAIVEDLTTKLNSRTNKIVDIGHMPTSCEDLERMGQKVSGFFSVKGARKMEMIYCDFHPNKNDLQKWIGYADVKSAPVHFYVTRNSSFYTEYTPIPFDLARVNEGNAMNLTSGIFTAPRPGIYFFSFAGTAYMSESSYNFYSRLFLNGNRIGRSLIRGRNSLSYKLSPLTLQCTLDLKKGDQLWVTIECSDSSYLYEDGHYGGLYYSPMGMGGGFDDGGHDTHFAGFMLEEEIVASF encoded by the exons ATGCTCgaaacaggaaaagaaaacgtttcGGTTAAGACCTTCGCATCACAAAACTTCCTATTAGATTCAACCTTCAGTTCATACCGTCTCACATCTTCAGCTGCTCTTCACCGAAGCACATCGAAAGATCCGAGTTCTGTTTCAAAG ATGGGAATTTGGTTGTCATGGAAACTGATACTAGTTGCgtcgattctttttctgacAAGTTTGGCTTCTTCGGAATCGCCCGACCCTTTAACCGATCCCACCTCATCTGATACTCGCGAGGATAAACCACTGCCGAATAAAATTTCCTCGGTGCAGTTAGGGTCTGTTTGTGTCAACATTTACGACAGTCAAACAACTtcacgaaataagaaaatctatTTCTACTCGCCGATGGCTCTGCTAAATCACCTGAATGTCGTTTCCATTCACAATCAAACGGTCACCCAGGGAATTCTCAGTGCcagtttttcaatttggaatcAAGAGGTCAGAAATAAAGTGGTCCAGCACCTTTCCCAGCTCCTCAGTCAACAGATCGAGCCCAGTCAagtgaaaatttttcctttcgacAGTGTCAGGCTGACCAGTAAAGTGCAATCTGCTGATTTCTCACTGACAAATGAGTGGCGCCTGTATGACAATCAGCAGACACTCAGGTTTACCTTGATCTGCCCGACACGGGAAGATTGCGATCAAGTGAAAACTCAAATGCGCAACAGTCCTGAACAATTTCGACATTTGCAACTTGATTTTAATCCTAAATTGAACGACG ATGATTGTTTCAATGATGAGGTTGGAGTAGCTAAAGAAAACGAATTGCCAGCACAAGTCAAAg aattattggTAAATCTCGAAGACAAATTTAAGAAAGAGCTAATCGCCATTAGGGAAG aaacaaaaagggattTTGTAGCAACTTCACAGATGCTAGCAGCTAAAATAAAAGTCACTGAAGAAAATCTAGCAG TGGTACAAAACAAGTTGGAAATTACCGAAAAAGAGTTGGAAACCACCAAAACATCATTGACCTCAACTAGGATCGAATTGAGTCACACGAAATCCACCGTCGATGATCTGACGaccaaattaaaaa CAAATTCACAACGATTAGATAACGAACTAAAAGCTACCGAAGACAATCTGAGAAAAGAACTGAGCG CAACTTTGAATCAATTggaaaccacaacaacaaatttggccTCAACGAGAACGGAATTACGAAGCACAAATGCTATCGTTGAAGATttgacaacaaaattaaatt CCCGAacgaacaaaatagttgacatCGGTCATATGCCAACCTCGTGTGAAGATTTGGAGCGAATGGGACAAAAAGTCAGTGGATTCTTTTCTGTTAAAGGAGCCAGgaagatggaaatgatttactgTGATTTTCATCCTAATAAAAATG ATTTGCAAAAATGGATCGGAtacgccgacgtcaaatctgcgcccgtccatttctacgtcACGAGAAATTCGTCATTTTACACAGAATACACTCCGATTCCGTTCGATTTGGCGCGGGTGAACGAGGGAAACGCCATGAATTTGACATCGGGGATATTCACGGCACCgcgaccgggaatttattttttctcattcgcGGGAACGGCGTATATGTCAGAATCGTCTTATAATTTCTATTCTCGCCTTTTTCTGAACGGGAATCGAATCGGTAGAAGTTTAATTCGAGGCAGAAACAGTCTGAGCTATAAATTGAGTCCGCTGACCCTCCAGTGTACGCTGGACTTGAAAAAAGGCGATCAACTCTGGGTGACGATTGAATGTTCTGATTCCTCGTATTTGTATGAAGACGGTCATTATGGTGGTTTATATTACAGCCCCATGGGAATGGGCGGTGGTTTTGACGACGGTGGCCACGACACTCATTTCGCGGGTTTTATGTTGGAAGAGGAAATTGTGGCGTCCTTTTGA